CAACGATTCGTCGTCGTGAGAAGGCAACACCAGGGCCAAGCGGCGCGACACCCTCTGTAACGGGATCGCTCTGCGAATGAGCTGCTTGATGTGACTCACCCCGTCAGCCGTCGGCGACAACGAGCCCGACGACGCCTGCTCGAGGGCGGCCAGTTCAAGTCCCGCGAGCTCGCGGGACCTCAGCCAGAAAGACGGGCAGGTGGACATATTTCGGCCGCAAGCCACACGCCGTGCGAACTCAGTCCTCGGGCCCAGGGTGTAGAGAACCCCCGGCGAGATGTAAGCCAGGTGCAAATACTCACCGTCAACAGAAACAGCCAGGGGAAGGCCGCGGTCGGCCAGCAACGTAGACATCCGCGGCCAGCGCTCAATCGCACCCTGCAGCAATCGCGAACCGTCGCTGCTCAGGGCCACCGGGCTGCCGCCGCTGCGGGGAAAGTCCGAAGCAGTTACCAGGTAGTAACGCGCGGCCTGCGAATCCATGGTCGCGGCGCCCGAGACACGACTGGATGACAGGCTGCCGGCCGCCGGCAGGTGCCCCCCGGTGGTGCAGCCACTCGCCGCCAGCGCCCACGCGAGCAACAACGCCACGCCGACGGCCTGTTGCCGTCCGCACGCCTGTTCGCCAAGCGTGCGCCCACCCGTCCACCACACCACCAGCCCATTGTTTACCCATCCTGACGACACCACAAGACAAAGCTGTGCCCCCTGTGCTAGAAGGGGGCATGCCACGATACCTGATAGCTGCCGCCGTGACCGCCACGGCCCTGGTACTGGCCACCACCGCGCCCACGCCGGCCAGCCTCGCCGATCTCTACACGTTTCTCGAAAGGGCCGAACGCATGGCCGTGCCCACCCACATCCTACGCGCCGAGCTCGACATAATAACCGGCGACGGCGACCCGGTGAAGGCCGTGCTGTTTGTGAGCCCGGGCGACGAGCCGCGCATGGTCATCGACATCCCGGCGGCAGACTGGAGAGCGCTGCTACCCTTTGCCTGGGGCAAGGGATTGGTGGCCCGCGGCGAACGACGACCGGTGTCGATGTCAGTGGACGAAGTGATCCCGGGTACCGATCTCAGGCCGATGGAATTTTTTGCGTTCTGGAAAACGGACTACAGCAGCACTTTTGTTTCGGATGAAAGCACGAACGAAAAAACCGTATCGCTCTACCCGCCCGAGACCGTGCCCTACGAATTGTTTGTCATCGGCTTTGACAAGGCGCGCATGGTGCCGCTGACGTCGAAGTACTACACCGGCACTATGAGCAACCTGTCCAGGCTCCGCCTGGACAGCAAACACGTGATGGTCGGCTCGCGGCCGCGCCCCACCCACATCGAGATCCGCGACTACGGCGAGAACCGAACCACCACCGTCGAGCTGGCCTGGAGCGTACTCGCCGAGCTACCCGACGGCATAACCACCGACACGGGTTTTCACCTGGCGGTGCTCTCACTGGACGGCAGCTGACCCCGGTCACCCGTCGTCGCTCGCAGGATAGCGGCCGCCGCCGTGGCCGCGCCAAAGCCATTGTCGATGTTGACCACCGTGACGCCCGCCGAACAGGAGTTGAGCATACCGAGCAAGGCGGCGAGCCCGCCAAAGCTGGCGCCGTAGCCGACGCTGGTGGGAACGGCTATCAATGGCAGGTCGATGAGCCCACCCACCACGCTGGGCAACGCGCCTTCCATGCCGGCTACCACCAGGGCCACCGTGGCACTGCCCACGCGCTCGCGGCTTTCGAGCAGCCGGTGCAGCCCAGCTACCCCCACGTCGGCAAAGCGTAGCACTTCGGCTCCCAGGAACTCCAGCGTCTGCGCTGCTTCTTCGGCCACCGCCATGTCGCTGGTGCCCGCGCTGAGTACCGCCACGCTGCCGGGCAGCCGCGGCTGCTCTACGCCCTCGGCCATGCAACGGCCCAGGCGGGCGGTCGCATCGTATTGAAAACCGGGTAAACCCGTCGCCAGCTCGGCCGCCTTGCCCTGGTCAAGACGGGTGACCAGGAGGTGCTGGCCAGCCTCCAGCAGCGAACGGCCGATCTCGTTAATCTGTGCCGCGGTCTTGCCTTCGCCGTACACCGTTTCTGACACGCCGTTGCGCATGGGTCGGTGCAGGTCCACTCGTGCAAAGCCGAGGTCATCGAACGGGAGCGCGCGTAGTTCCTGCAGCGCCTGCTCGGCGCTCTTGTTGCCGGCGGCCACCTCTTCTAGCAGAGCCTTCGTGCGAGCTGGTGTCACAGCCTGGCCCCACGGCTGGCAGAAAAATGCTGGTAGCCACCTTCGAGGGCCTGCCCCCGAGCGTCAACCACGCTCCCGGCTTTCAGAGATGAGTCCATGCTTCCCACGCGGCTTATCGCTACCCCGTGGCGCCTGCCAAGCGAAGCAATGCTGTTGCGCGAGCGCCGATCGGAACGCGCCGTGAACAGCAGGAGATAGTCTTCACCGCCACCCAGTGCGTAATCAAGCACCTCGTTGACCAGCCCACCCCGGCCGCGCGCGGCCGCCATCAATGCCCGCGACAAGGGCAGGCGGTCGGTATCGAGCAGCGCGCCGAGGCCCGAAGCCGATGCAACGCGAGAAAGATCGAGCACCAGTCCGTCGGACAGGTCTATGGCTGCGCCCACCCCGGCATTGCGCGACAGTGCGCGTCCCAGTTGCAGATAGCAGGGAGGCCGGCGCCAGGCCTGCACGAGCTTGCCGCTCCTGCCTCCCGCCGCCAGAAGTTCGAGCCCCGCCGCCGCGTCGCCGGGATTGCCCACTAAGTGTATGTCGTCGCCGTCGCGGGCCGCCGCGCGGGTGAGTGAATGGCCGGCCTCGCCAACAGCTGTCACCGTCAGGGCCAGGCGAGGAGCAGCGGCCACGTTGCCGCCCACCAGGACAACGTCGTTCTCTCGGCAGGCGGCGACAAAGCCGCGCAGCAATGCGCGCGCACGCCTCATCGACATAGAAGCGGGGGCCTCCAACGACAGCAGCGCCCACCTCGCGCGGGCACCCATCGCCGACAGGTCGGAGAACGCTACCAGGAAAGCCTTGCGCCCGAGCGCCTCGGCCGATAACCAGTCCAGCTCGAAGTGGGTGCCCTGCACCTGGGCATCGGTGCTGAGAACGGCGGGAGAGCCGAGATCGACCACCGCCGCGTCGTCGCCTATGCCAACGTGCAGGCCACGCGGACCTTTGCCGCCGGAACCCCGACCAGCGTGGGCACTCGCGACGATGCTCGCCACGGCGTCTATGAAGGCAGATTCCCCTGCGGCTGCGAGATCACGCACCGGTTCAGTCGTAGAGTTCGCGGACCTTGTCGGCAAAGCCTGACACCAACGAGTCGCCCTTCTTCTTCTGCAACTCGTCGAAACTCCGAAGCAGTTCTTTCTGCTTGCGGGTCACGCCGGTGGGAGTTTCGACCTGCAGGCGCACGATCTGGTCGCCGCGCGAGCCGCGTCGCCTCAGGTCGGGAGCGCCTCGATTCTTGAGCCTGAACAGTGTGCCCGACTGGCTGCCGGCAGGAATGCTCATCTTGACCACACCATCGACGGTGGGCACGTCAAGCTTGGCCCCGAGCGCCGCGTCGATCATCGACACCGGCAGATCACAGATGATGGCCGTCCCGTCGCGCTCAAACAGCGGGTGTTGCCTGACCATAAGCACAACGTAGAGGTCGCCCGTGGGTCCGCCCGAGGGACCCGCCTCGCCTTCGCCCCTGAGCTTGAGCCGCGAGCCGTCCGACACGCCGGCGGGTACCTTCACCGAGATGGTGCGCTCGGACACGCTGGTACCACGCCCGCGACAGGCCGGGCAGGGCGCGCGCACGATACGCCCCTCTCCATTGCACTGGCCGCAGGCCTTGGAAATCTGGAACAAGCCCTGTCGGTAGTTGACCTGGCCGGCGCCGTGGCAAGCGGGGCAGGTTTCGGGCTCGGTGCCGGCCTTGGCGCCGCTACCCGTGCAGTCCTCGCAACTCACGGTGCGGGGTATGGTTATTTCTTTTTCGCAACCCTTCACCGCCTCTTCAAAAGCGATCCCCATGTCGTACCGGAGGTCGTCACCGCGCATGACACGGCCTCGACGACGACGACCACCGCCACCGCCACCGAAAAAGTCGCCGAAGAGATCGCCCAGCGCATCCTCGAAAACGTCGGACGAAAAGCCAGCGGCAAAACCGCCCATGCCCCCGCCCATGCCCCCGCCG
This DNA window, taken from Candidatus Binatota bacterium, encodes the following:
- the thiL gene encoding thiamine-phosphate kinase encodes the protein MPTRSANSTTEPVRDLAAAGESAFIDAVASIVASAHAGRGSGGKGPRGLHVGIGDDAAVVDLGSPAVLSTDAQVQGTHFELDWLSAEALGRKAFLVAFSDLSAMGARARWALLSLEAPASMSMRRARALLRGFVAACRENDVVLVGGNVAAAPRLALTVTAVGEAGHSLTRAAARDGDDIHLVGNPGDAAAGLELLAAGGRSGKLVQAWRRPPCYLQLGRALSRNAGVGAAIDLSDGLVLDLSRVASASGLGALLDTDRLPLSRALMAAARGRGGLVNEVLDYALGGGEDYLLLFTARSDRRSRNSIASLGRRHGVAISRVGSMDSSLKAGSVVDARGQALEGGYQHFSASRGARL
- the larB gene encoding nickel pincer cofactor biosynthesis protein LarB; protein product: MTPARTKALLEEVAAGNKSAEQALQELRALPFDDLGFARVDLHRPMRNGVSETVYGEGKTAAQINEIGRSLLEAGQHLLVTRLDQGKAAELATGLPGFQYDATARLGRCMAEGVEQPRLPGSVAVLSAGTSDMAVAEEAAQTLEFLGAEVLRFADVGVAGLHRLLESRERVGSATVALVVAGMEGALPSVVGGLIDLPLIAVPTSVGYGASFGGLAALLGMLNSCSAGVTVVNIDNGFGAATAAAAILRATTGDRGQLPSSESTAR
- the dnaJ gene encoding molecular chaperone DnaJ; this encodes MAKRDYYEILGVERGADEGVIKKAYRDLALKYHPDRNSDNKDSATEKFKEASQAYEILSDSEKRSQYDNFGHAAFDGGGMGGGMGGFAAGFSSDVFEDALGDLFGDFFGGGGGGRRRRGRVMRGDDLRYDMGIAFEEAVKGCEKEITIPRTVSCEDCTGSGAKAGTEPETCPACHGAGQVNYRQGLFQISKACGQCNGEGRIVRAPCPACRGRGTSVSERTISVKVPAGVSDGSRLKLRGEGEAGPSGGPTGDLYVVLMVRQHPLFERDGTAIICDLPVSMIDAALGAKLDVPTVDGVVKMSIPAGSQSGTLFRLKNRGAPDLRRRGSRGDQIVRLQVETPTGVTRKQKELLRSFDELQKKKGDSLVSGFADKVRELYD